CTCGGCCTTCCCGTGCAGTGGAGCGTGGAGCGCTACCGGCAGCTCCTGGCGCTGCCCGACGAACGGCTGCGGGTGGCCGCCGAACTGCGCAAACGATGTATCGGCACCGACTGCGATGTGCTGGTGCGTGTCCTGGTCGAGCAGGTGTGCGACACCAAGGAGGCCCTGCTGCAGCGGGTGATGCTCGACGCGGGGTTCAGCCCGCGGCCCGGCCTCAATGATCTGGTGACCGATGCTTTCGTCGCGCAGGTGCCGATCGCGGTGATCACCGATGGTCGGCGGCGCTGGGCGCAGCCGCTGGTGAGCCAGCTGGTGGGGGCGGGTCTGGTCGAAGCCGTGGTGACCGCCGACGATATCGGTGTGCCGCCGCGCGGGGATGCCCTGTTCCGGCAGGCATTGGCCGAACTGGGCGTGGCGCCGCATGACGCATTGGCCATCGTCGGGTCGGCTACCGGTCTGCGTGGCGCCGATGCCGCAGGCCTGGCCACCGTCCTCGTCGACGGCGACGCCGACACCGCGGCCGGGGTTCCGTCCGCCGCGGCCGCGGTGCGTCGCGATTACAGCGGGACCGACGGCGGCCTGCGGCTGGCCCAATTCCGCCG
The sequence above is drawn from the Mycolicibacterium neoaurum VKM Ac-1815D genome and encodes:
- a CDS encoding HAD family hydrolase, coding for MTPLDSAGPAATYLFRRTDPLRALVLDLDALADLRFDGYRVVFNAAFAALGLPVQWSVERYRQLLALPDERLRVAAELRKRCIGTDCDVLVRVLVEQVCDTKEALLQRVMLDAGFSPRPGLNDLVTDAFVAQVPIAVITDGRRRWAQPLVSQLVGAGLVEAVVTADDIGVPPRGDALFRQALAELGVAPHDALAIVGSATGLRGADAAGLATVLVDGDADTAAGVPSAAAAVRRDYSGTDGGLRLAQFRRLHAQWWAEHSVPAA